The sequence GGATCTGGAGAACGCCACGGTGTTCCACGAGGGATTCAACATCCCTCTCGACGCCTTCGCGCGCACGGAATTCGGCACCGGTCTGGCGGCCGTGCACCGGCTCGATACGCGGCGCACCGTCACGGTGACCGCCGAAGTGGCCGCCGGCTACAATGCCAACGCCCTGCTGGCGGAAGTGCGCGGCCTGCTGGCCGACTACGCGATGCCGGCCGGCTATACGATGGACTTCACCGGCGAGAGCCAGGACCAGGAGGAAGCGTCGGCCTTCCTCAGCGATGCCTTCCTGGTCGCGGTCCTGCTGATCTTCGTGGTGCTGATCAGCCAGTTCGGCTCGGTGACGGTGCCGGGCGTGATTCTTTCGAGCGTGATCCTGTCGCTGATCGGCGTGCTGGCCGGCCTGATGGCCACGCAGACGCCGTTCGGCATCATCATGACGGGCGTGGGCGTGATCTCGCTGGCCGGCGTGGTCGTCAACAACGCCATCGTCCTGCTCGACTACATCATCCAGTTGCGGGCCGGCGGCATGGAGAAGATGGAGGCGATCCGGCTGGCCGGCCAGACGCGGTTCCGCCCCGTCATCCTCACGGCAGTGACCACCGTGCTGGGCCTGATCCCGCTGACGACCGGCATGGCCGTCGATTTCTCGGCGTTGGTGCAAGGGAAGATGGACCGGGTTCTGGTGATCGGCGGCGAGTCGAGCCAGTGGTGGGGTCCGATGGGCGTGGCCGTCATCTGGGGCCTGACCGTGGCCACGTTCCTGACCCTGGTCGTCGTGCCGGTGATGTACTCGACGCTGGAGCCGATCAAGGCGGCGCTGGGTCGCCCGTTCCGGCGCGGGAACTGACGGGCGACAGCCCGGCGACCGTTCATGCGAAAGAGCCGCCGGGGCGATGTCCCCGGCGGCTCTTCTGCTGACGCGGCCTGTCGCGGGAGGATCAGTCGATCGCCTCGAGCAGGGGATCGCCCTTGTACCCGAGGGCGGCCCAGTCCATGCGCCCGCCCTCACGGTGGCAATCCAGGCACTCCAGCGCCTGGGCCGCCGGCTGCACCTCGTGGAAGATGCCCATGTAGCGACGCACCGGGATCCACCGGTACGGCTGGTCGTGCACGCCGTAGGCCGCCTCGGCGCCGTCGACCACGGCCTTGTGCAGGTCGCCGTCGATGAAGAACTCGTCCACCGCCAGGGGGATGAGCCAGTCGCGTCCCTCGAGCAGCGGCACCGTGGCCTGGTGCAGCTTGAAGGCGTGGATCTTCGCCGCCTTGTCCTTGCGACTGCCTTCGGGCCGCATCAACGTGACGACACCGTCAGCGTCGGGCCGTACCGGCTCGCCCATCAGCGTGATGCGGCTTTTGCCGTTGAACCAGGCGTAGACCGGCTGCACATCCTGGCCCATCGTGATGGTGGCCGACCACTTGTTCGCCACCTCGTGGCGCTGCGGCGTGGACCAGTCACGCACCATGTCCGTGGGATCCTTCTTGGCGAAGGTGGGGATGTGGCAGACGGTGCAGTTGACCCGGTCCGTGTGGCGATCGAGGATCGCCAGCTTATGTGGTTGCGCGTCATGGCAGCTCTCGCAGTCGAGCGGGTTGTCCGGACTGTCGGTGCCCGACAGGTCGGAACCGCGCCCGCGGACCCGGTGGTCGTCGCCGCGGTGGCAGTCGACGCACTGCAGGTTGTTGCCGCTCGAGGCCATGTGCACGTCGAACTCGGGCGAACAGTCATTGAGCTCGTACTCAAGGTCGCCGCGCTTGAAGTTCGGGCCGCCACCGGCGCCGGCATGGCAGCGCAGGCACATCGTGCGTTCGGGCAGCGAGATGCGCTTGGCCACCGAATCGAGGCCCTGCTGGTTCTGCCAGAGGATCGGCTTCCACGACCAGTTGCCGGCCTCGTCCTGGTAGGCGTCGCGCCGGTAACCGGAGGCGTGGCAGATGAGGCAGTCGATGTTCTCCAGTTGCTCGCGGCTGAGGACCGGACTGGGCTTGGCGCCGAGCCCGGCATGGCACTTCGAGCAGCCCTGCGCGATCACCTTGCCGTCGCTGTTGACGGCGTTGCCGATCCAGCTGGCCAGCGGGTTCGTGCAGAAGTCGTTCATCGTGTTCAGTTTGCCGAGCCGGCGGCCTTCGGCATTGACGAGTTGCGGCGTCTCGCCCTGCCACTGGTAGTGCTGCGAGTGGAAGAAGCTCGTGGCTTCGTCCTCGTGGCACTGCAGGCAGGTCGAGGTGCCCTCGTAGTGCTCGAAATAGCCTTCCTGGTGGGTGTACGTCCTGGTGGCGGCCGGGGAATCCCCGGCCGCCAGGACTGCGATCACCAGCACCGGCACGATCAATGCGGTGCGCTTCATGCGTGCCTCCTAGAACCGGGCCGAGAAGCTGAGCGATACCTTGCCGGCCTTCTCCCAGGTGGGGAAGCCCTGCACGACCGGCGTCTCGCTGATCTCCTTGGGCGCACCCACGTGCCAGCCGCTGCCCGTGTAGTCGTAGGCGTAGCTGATGTACGCGAGCTTGGCGACGAACTTCGGCGCGAAGCGATGCGTGACGTAGGCCTCGGTGACCGTGCCGCGCGTGGCGGTCTTGGCGCCGAGCAGGTCGTCGGCGGCGGGGGTGAAGTTGAACCAGTACTGCGAACCCTTGTTCCACTCGAGGCCCAGCTTGGTCTTGCCGTTCGCCAGGTTGTAGCGGGCGCCCAGGTAGTACATCGAGCCGGTCTGCGACTCGGGCGACTCGTACGGGTCGCACATGAGGCCGCCGAACGGGCCGGTGACGTCGACCGGGCGGCTCTTGCTCCAGCTGCCGGTGGCGAACCAGTCCACGCGGCCGTCGGTGCGCGACAGCAGCACCGAGGCGATGTCGAAGTCGCCGAGGTTGGCCGACGGGCTGAAGCGGGTGACGATCGGGCCGGGCATGGGCTGGCCGCTGACCGGGTTGTTCGGCAGGATGATCTGCCCGTCGAAGCCGTCGGTGATGTCGAAGGCGCGCGCGATCGTGGTCTGCACCTGCATCTTCGGCGTGTCCCAGGCGTCGATGTTGAAGCCGAAGAACTGGGCGTCCTTCAGGGCCGTATCGGCGTCGACCAGGCCCTGGCCGTACTGCGACTCGTAACCGAGGCCGTAGCAGGCGCGCAGCGTCGTGTTCTCGCGCACGTGCCAGCCGACGGTGGCGCCGTCGAACTGGAAGTCGATGATGGTGCCCATGGGCGTGCCGGCGCGCATCTCGTCGTGGCGGTAGTGCAGCGGCGGGCCCTCGGTGCTGGGGCGGCGACCGAGGCTCAGGTACACCGGCTGCGCGAAGAGGTTGTTCCAGGTGAAGTACGCGCGGTCGACCTTCAGCGTGCCGTCACCGGGCACGCCGGGCCAGTTGGCGTCGGTGTTCAAGGTGTTGGCCTGGCCGTTGAACATGCCCGTCTGCGTGGATGCGCCCCAGGGCTTGTACATGGACAGGCGGCCGGTGAACGACACGTCGTCGGCCACGGCCGCGTCGAGGTTCAGGCGCAGGCGCGTGGTGTAGAGGATGTCGTTGTCGGTCTTGAAGCCCTGGCGGTAGGCGTCCTGGGCATAGGCCTGCATCATCGCGCCCATGTTCGGGTTGTTCGCCATCATGAACCCGACCCAATCCTTCACGTCGCCGAAGGAGGTCTGGCCCTGGAAGACCTGGAAGGCCGCGTAGTTCTGGCCGATGAACTGGTCGACCTGCGCGGGACCGAACGGGACCATCGGGTCGAAGCTCGGGTTGTAGTTCGGGTCGGTGTAGAACATGGTCCCGAAAACCAGCGCCTGCATGCGCATGCCGTCGATGTAGTCGGGGATCTCGCCCGTCACGTTGTGGGCCTCGACGCGCAGGTCGCCGCCCCACTGGATGGCATCCTTTACGTCGTTGACCTGCAGTTTCTGGATTTTCTTCTCGAGCGCCTTGAGGCGCTCCTCGGTGGTGCGTTCGGCCAGGGCGGTGCCGGCGGCCAGGCTCAGGGCGAGCAGCGCGCCGAGCAGGATGACGAGCTTGCGGTTCATGGAGACGCCTCCGTTCAGGGTATGCGGTCGGGGCCCTCGGGCCCGGTTCAGGAGCCGGTGGTTGGCGAAGGCGCTCAACCGCAGGTCATCGGCTGCTCGCTGTCCGCGGCGTGGTCCACGCAGAACTTGCGGATGGCTTCGAGCATCTCGGGGGTGATGGCGTCGGTGACCATCTTGTCGGCGGTTTCCGGGGTGGCGACCTTGGCGTGGGTTTCCGCGTAGGCGCCGTCGAAGAACTCGTCCCACTGTTCCTGGATGAGCGTCATCGGCGTGTATTCGCCGGCCGCCGCCTTGGCGCCGTGGCAGACCTTGCAGCTCGTCTTGAAGAGTTCCTTGCCGTCGAGGGCTTTCGGCTTCTCGGCCTCGTCAGCGGCCATCGCCAGGCCGGCGACGAAGACCAGCGAGGTGACTGCGAGCAGGACACGCAGGAAGGATGGGGAGCGAAGCATGGAGGCCCTCCGGGGTTTCAGGTGCGGGCGCGACGGCGGGAGTTCAACCGTCTATAGATTGCGAAATTGATAGACGGATTATCAACAATCAAGCACAAAGTTTAACAACCGGGAACCATCTCTTGCGATGCCAACAGGATGAGAACGATTCTCCAAACTGGAACGCGGCCTCAGACCGGCGATCGGGCCCCAGCGGCCGCTTAACGCTTGAGCCCGCAGCCGGATTGCCCGAAACTGGGGTTCACGAATAGACCTGAGGCCAACCGGGAACGGGGGACCGTTTGAACGCCGCGATCCTGCTTTTCGAAGACCACACCTGGAGCCGGTTCCAACCGGTGGCCGCCTCCGTGCCGGTGGGAGAACAGCGCTGCGGGCTGTTCTCCACGCGGGCGAGGCTGGAACTGGCTGGGGCCGCCGGCACCCACTTGGTCCGCCCGTGGTTGCGCCCGCTCTGCCCCGAAGGACCCTGGCAGGTCGCGCCGGCGATCGCGCCGGGACGGGACGCCTTGTGGATCAGCGGCAGGCTGGCGCCCGCCCCGGCGCTGGTGACGGCGCTGCTGGCGACGGTGGCGCCCGGGCCCGCGTTTGCCTGGCGGGACGAAGACGGGCTCGTGGCCGCGCGGACGGGAGCGGTTGAGACAGGGGCGCGCCTGGCAGCTGGGTGCGCTGGAGCGACAACGCCGCCCCGCGGTGGGACGGCCCGGCTGCGGCTCCCGACGACCTGGTCCTGGAACCGGGACCGGGGCAGACGCTGCGGTTCGCGGCCGGCACGGACCCCGCTGTCGCCCGCAGCCTCGCCGCCGGCCTGGTGGCCGCGTGCGGCGGCGCCGCGCCGGCCCTGAGGCGGGTCTGGGAGATCGTCCCGGCCACGGCCGGGGCCCTGGCCGCGGACCTCGGCGCGGCCGTCGCGGCGGGCGGTTGGGAGTGCCGGCCGTTCGGCCTGGCCGCGCTGGAGGCGGCGCCCGGGCCGTGGGCCGGCCGCACCACCCTGGCGCGCGTCGATGCTGCACAGATGCCGGCCGGCACCTGGCTGCTCGGCGGCGACCTGTGGTGCGGCGCCGAGGTCGCGCTGGCTCCCGGTTGCGTGGTCGACGCGCGGCGGGGACCGGTGATCCTGGACCGCGGCTGCGACATCGCCCCGCATACGCTGCTGGAAGGGCCCCTGTACCTGGGGCCGGGCTGCCGCGTCAAGGCCGGGGCCCGCATCTACGGCGAGTCCAGCTTCGGCATCGGCAACCGGCTGGCGGGGGAGATCGGCGAGTCGACCTTCGGCGACTTCACCAACAAGCAGCACGAGG comes from bacterium and encodes:
- a CDS encoding c-type cytochrome; translation: MLRSPSFLRVLLAVTSLVFVAGLAMAADEAEKPKALDGKELFKTSCKVCHGAKAAAGEYTPMTLIQEQWDEFFDGAYAETHAKVATPETADKMVTDAITPEMLEAIRKFCVDHAADSEQPMTCG
- a CDS encoding DUF3373 family protein, whose amino-acid sequence is MNRKLVILLGALLALSLAAGTALAERTTEERLKALEKKIQKLQVNDVKDAIQWGGDLRVEAHNVTGEIPDYIDGMRMQALVFGTMFYTDPNYNPSFDPMVPFGPAQVDQFIGQNYAAFQVFQGQTSFGDVKDWVGFMMANNPNMGAMMQAYAQDAYRQGFKTDNDILYTTRLRLNLDAAVADDVSFTGRLSMYKPWGASTQTGMFNGQANTLNTDANWPGVPGDGTLKVDRAYFTWNNLFAQPVYLSLGRRPSTEGPPLHYRHDEMRAGTPMGTIIDFQFDGATVGWHVRENTTLRACYGLGYESQYGQGLVDADTALKDAQFFGFNIDAWDTPKMQVQTTIARAFDITDGFDGQIILPNNPVSGQPMPGPIVTRFSPSANLGDFDIASVLLSRTDGRVDWFATGSWSKSRPVDVTGPFGGLMCDPYESPESQTGSMYYLGARYNLANGKTKLGLEWNKGSQYWFNFTPAADDLLGAKTATRGTVTEAYVTHRFAPKFVAKLAYISYAYDYTGSGWHVGAPKEISETPVVQGFPTWEKAGKVSLSFSARF